The sequence CGGTCGGGGGCCAGGGTCAGCCCGCCCGGCAGCGGGATCGGACCCGGCTCCAGGGCGCACCGGCGCAGCTCGAAGCCCGGCACCCCGACATCGCTGCGGTCAGGGCCCCATACCTCGGTGATGACGGCGAGGTCGAAGCTGCGGATGCCCGGCTGGACGAGGATCGCGACACGGCGCATCGGGCCAGTCTGCCAGGAGGTCAGGACTGCCAGACTGGCAGGATCCCATCGGTACGGGGCCTCGCGGGCGCTGTCGGGCCCGCGGCCCGGCCGACAGCATGGAGCCATGACAACGACCGCGATCGAGATCGCCCCCAACAGTGCCCTGCTGGTCATCGACGTGCAGAAGGGCTTCGACGAGGAGTCCTTCTGGGGGCCCCGCAACAATCCGGCGGCCGAGGACAACATCGCGGCCCTGATGGACGCCTGGCGGACGGCCGGCCGGCCGGTGGTCCTCGTCCGGCACGCCTCCGTGCAGCCCGGCTCCGTCCTCGCCGCCGACCACCCCGGGTATGCCTTCAAGGACCTGGTCGAGAAGCGGAGCGAGGGGGCCCTGGTGGTCACCAAAACGGTGAACTCGGCCTTCTACGGCACCCCGGACCTGGCCGAGTGGCTGACGGCCCAGGGCATCGGGCAGCTGGTGCTGGTCGGCATCCAGACCAACATGTGCGTCGAGACCACGGCGCGGATGGCGGGGAACCTGGGCTACGACGTGCTCGTGCCGCTCGACGCCACGCACACCTTCGACCTCGCCGGGCCGGAGGGACTCGCCCTGACGGCGGACGAGCTCGCCCGCGCCACGGCGGTGAACCTCCAGGGCGGAGGCTTCGCCCGCGTGACCACCACGGCCGCCCTCCTCGGCTAGCCCCGCCCGAATCCGGCCTCACCGGCAGGACCGGCTGCTTCGCCGGGCCGATCCCAGCCTCGCCGGCGTTTGAGGCGCGGGGTCTGGGGCGGAGCCCCAGGAAACCCGGCTCCGCCGGGCACCGGGCTCCGCCTGGACCCTCCCCCAGCTACCGCTGGGAGGTGCCCCCTGCTCAAACGCCGGAGGAGCTGGATGTGGCGAGGCCGGATCGCCCGGCGAGGGCGGGAAAGGTGAGGGCCCCGCCCCACGGGTGGTGGGGGCGGGGCGGCCGTGTCAGAGAACGTCGGCGGCGATGTTCGCGGCGACCTGCTCCAGCAGGGGACCCGCGTTCGGGATGGACCTGGCCGGGTCCGGCTCCAGATCGGTGAGCGGGTACGCCTTGCGGATGCCGGCACCCTCAAGGGCCTCCTGGGACAGCAGCAGCCGCCCGCAGACGGCCACCACGGGCTTGCCCGCCGCGCGCGCCGCGGCCGCGACGCCCGCCGGGGCCTTGCCGTGCAGGGTCTGCTCGTCCAGGGAGCCCTCACCGGTGATGACCAGCGTGGCGCGCTCCAGCGCCGGGGCGAAGCCCAGTACCTCCAGCATCAGCTCGATGCCGGGACGGAACGTCGCGCCGAGCAGCAGGGCGCCGTAGCCGATGCCGCCCGCGCCACCGGCACCCGGGAGCACCGCGCACTCGGCGGCCTTCGCACCGATCGACTTCTCCAGCACCACCGCGAAGTGCGCCAGCGCCGCGTCGAGCGTCGCCACGTCCTCGGGCGAGGCACCCTTCTGCGGGCCGTACACCGCGGCGCAGCCCTTCGGGCCGGTCAGCGGGTTGTCCACGTCGCTCGCGAGGACGAACTCCACCTCCGCGAACCGCGGGTCGACGCCGGACAGGTCGGCCGAGGCCAGCTCGGCCAGCGCGCCGCCGCCCGGACCGACCGGTTCGCCGTTCGCATCCAGGAACACAGCGCCCAGCGCGGCCAGCATGCCGGCGCCGCCGTCGGTGGTGGCACTGCCGCCCACACCGAAGACGATCGTGCGCGCGCCCGCGTCCAGCGCGGCCTTGAGCAGCTCGCCCGAGCCGTACGTGGTCGCCGTCAGCGCGGCGAAGGTGCCGGCCGGCAGCAGCTGCAGCCCGGAGGCCTCCGCCATCTCGACCACCGCGGTGCCCTCGCGCAGCGCGAAGGTGGCCGTGACCTGGTCGCCGAGGGGTCCGGTGACCCGTACCTCCCGCCGTTCGAAGCCCGCTGCGACGGCTGCCGCGACCGTTCCGTCGCCGCCGTCCGCGACGGGGAGGGTCTCGATCTCCACGTCCGGTACGGCCCTGCGAAGGCCGGCCGTCACCCGCTCCGCGACCTGAACGGCCGTGAGCGAGCCCTTGAATTTGTCCGCGGCGATGAGCACGCGCGCGGCCTCGTTTACTGCTCCGTCCGTCACCTTGCTATTCCCTTGCTATCGAACAGTGCAGTCGCGCCGCCATGAGCTTATCCGGAGGATCCTCCTATGCCCATGAGTGGCCTGGGCCACACCCGGCGTGCCATGCCCCTAAATAGGGATATACGCCTGCATAGTGTGGCCGCATGAGCGCGGAATCACTGGATCAGCCACGTCCGGACACCCCGGGAGGGGGCGCCGACGGCCCGGTGGACGGCGCGCCCGACCACGCGGTCGTCACCGTGGGTGTGCTCGCCGTGCTGGCCGTCGTCGCGTGGGCGGCCCTGGGCAAGGACTCCTTCGACACGGCGTCGGCCACCGCGCTCTCCTGGGTGCTGGGCAACTTCGCCTGGCTGTTCGTGATCGCCGCCGACGTCTTCCTCGTCATGTGCGTCGTCCTCGCGATCAGCCGGTTCGGCCGGATCCGGCTCGGCGCCGACGATTCCGAGCCCGAGTTCACCAACCTCGCGTGGATCGCGATGATGTTCAGCGCCGGCATGGGCATCGGCCTGATGTTCTACGGGGTGGGGGAGCCGCTCACCCACTACCTGGCGCCGCCCCCGGCCTCCGGCGCGGCCCCCCGCACCGGCGCCGCCGCGCTCGCGGCCATGGAGTACTCCTTCTTCCACTGGACCCTCACCCCCTGGGCGATCTACGGCATCGCCGGCCTCGCCCTGGCCTACGCGACCTTCCGCAAGGGCCGCGGCAACCGCCTGAGCTCCGCCTTCGTCCCCCTGGTGGGCGAGGAACGGGCGGCCGGCCCGGCCGGCAAGGCCATCGATCTGCTGGCGGTCTTCGCCACCGTCTTCGGCACCGCCACCAGCCTCGGCCTCGGCGCCCTCCAGGTCTCCAAGGGGCTGAACCTCACCACCGGAGTCGAGGACTCCGTGACCTTGGAGCTGATCATCATCGGCTCCCTGTCGGCGGCCTTCGTCCTGTCCGCCTTCTCCGGCCTGCACAAGGGCGTGAAGTGGCTCAGCACGATCAACCTGGTGCTGGCCGCCGTCCTGATGCTCTTCGTCTTCGTCCTCGGCCCGACCGTCTACATCCTCGACGTGATCCCCGCCGGCGTCGGCGGGTACCTGAGCGAGCTGGTGCCCATGGCCAGCCGCACCGGCGCCTTCACCGACTCCAAGTGGCTCGGCGCGTGGACGATCTTCTACTGGGCGTGGTGGCTGTCCTGGGCCCCGTTCGTCGGCACCTTCATCGCCCGCATCTCGCGCGGCCGCACCATCCGCGAGTTCCTCATCGGCGTGCTGCTCGTCCCCAGCGGGGCCACCGTCATCTGGTTCTGCGTCATGGGCGGCACCGCCATCCGCCTCGACTCCACCGGCGCCGTCGACTTCGCCGTCACGCTCAAGGACGGTACGGAGGCCTCGCTCTTCGCGATGCTGGACGCCCTGCCGCTCTCCACGATCACCTCGTGGGTCGCCATGGTCCTGGTCATGACCTACTTCGTCACCAGCGCCGACTCGGCCTCCCTGGTGATGGGCTCGCTCACCAGTCGCGGCTCCCTCAACCCGCCCACCTGGCTCGTCGTCACCTGGGGCGTGCTGATGGCCGCCGTCGCCGCCGTGCTCCTCGTCGCGGGCGGCCTGAAGTCCCTGCAGACCGCCACCATCCTGGTCGCGCTGCCCTTCGCCGTCGTCATGCTGCTGCTCTGCTGGGCCCTGCTGAAGGAGCTCCGTACGGACCCGGGCGCCGGACCCGCCCGCCACCACCCCCTGCACGGACTGCGGGACGCGGTCCGGGCCATGGTCGGCGACGCCATCACCGAACAGGGGGCGGCCCGCCGCCCGCGGGGCCGCGCCGAGCCCGGGAGCCGGCGCTACCAGGACCACGAGGGCAGGGACGGGAACGGCGAAGGCCCGGGCTCCTCGCCGGGCCCGTCGCCAAGGACTTAGGGTTGCGGCGTGACGACCGCAGACGACTACGCCACGTACATCGCGAGCCTGCCCCGGGTGCTGGCCGGCGCGGCCGCCCTCTACCGGGACGCCGAGGGCCGGGTCCTGCTCGTCGAGCCCAACTACCGCGAGGGCTGGGCCCTGCCGGGCGGCACCGTCGAGTCGGACCAGGACGAGTCCCCGCGCACCGCGGCCCGGCGGGAGAGTGCCGAGGAGATCGGCATCGACCTCCCCCTCGGCCGCCTCCTGGCCGTCGACTGGGTGCCGGGCCCCGGCCGTCCGCCAGTGGTCGCCTACGTCTACGACGGCGGGGTGCTCGACGAGGCCCAGTTCGCCTCCATCACCCTGCAGGAGGAGGAGCTGATCTCCTGGCGGCTCGTCGAACCCACCGAACTCGCCGCATATCTGCCCGCACCGCTCGGGCGGCGCGTCCAAGAGGCGTACCGGATCGCGCAGTCGGGCGAGGGCGCCGTGGAACTGGAGAACGGCCGGCGCCCGGTGGCCCCGTAAGCGGGACGCGCCGTAACAGCGGACTTACCTCGACCAGGACAGAATCAGAAGATGATCACGATGTACGCCTGGCCCAGCACCGCCGACGGGCCCGACGCCCTCCCCATGGTGCACTTCACCACCGACCAGCAGGCCGGTGGTGAAGTCACTCCGGACGGGACCCCGGTCTGGCTGTTCGACACCGCGATACGCGAGGGCGGCTGGGCGCAGTTCACCGATTTCGAGGGCTGGTCCGTCCCGGCCGCCGGTTGGCAGGCCTTCTACCGCCGTGAGGACGACCTCCTCGCCGTCACCGGACCCGGCTCCTGCGAGGGCTGGTACCAGGGCAACCTCGGCGCCGACCCCGACTGGGTGGCCGCCGCCGCCACCCAGCAGAGCGTGGTCCTGCTCGCCGCCCCGATCCAGCACCCCTCGCTGTACAACTACGCCGTGGAGGCCGGGGCCGCCTTCGCGCTGCTCGTTCCGCTCCTCGTCGTCTGAACCGACTGGGACCCGATCACGCCAGGAGCTTGGCCTTGGCGCGGTCGAACTCCTCCTGGGTGATGTCGCCCTTGTCCTTCAGTGCGGACAGCTTGTGCAGCTCGTCCGCACTGCTGCCGGAGCCCGCCGTCTTCTGGACGTACGACCGGAAGGCGGCCTCGTTCTCCTGGACCTGCTTGATGTCCCGCTCGCCCATGCTCTTGCCCCGGGCGATGAGGTAGACGAACACGCCCAGGAAGGGCAGCAGGATCACGAAGATCAACCATCCCGCCTTCCCCCAGCCGCCGAGGCTGTGGTCACGGAAGATATCCGTGATGATCTTGAAGAGCAGGAAGAACCACATGATCCACAGGAACAGGTACAGCATCGTCCAGAAGATGTTGAGAAGCGGATAGTCGTCCATGCCCGACTCCGATCATGTAGCGGTATTCCATTCATACAACCGCTGCAAAAGGACCGCATTTCGGAATGGGGCCGCGCCGAGCCCGCTTTCGCGGCCGGGGGTCAGAACAGTTCCCGGACGTGTTCCCCGGACTCGAAGGCCAGCAGCCGCACCTTGCGGTCGAGCCCGCCGCCGTAACCGGTCATCCCGCCCGACGCGCCGATCACGCGGTGGCAGGGCACGATGATGCCGACCGGGTTCTTCCCGTTCGCCAGGCCCACCGCGCGCGAGGCGTTGGGCTTGCCCAGCCTGGTCGCGAGCTCCCCGTACGACCACGTCTCGCCGTACGGGATCCGCACCAGCTGATCCCAGACACTGCGCTGGAATTCGGTGCCCTCCAGGCGCAGCGGGAGGTCGAACTCGGTGAGCTCCCCGGCGAAATAGGCGGTCAACTGGCGCGCCACCTCGGGGAACGGCTCCTCGGCGGCGGCCACCCGCTCCCCGAAGGACTCCTCGGCCGGTCGGTGCCGCTGCCCGGTCATGTAGAGCCCGCTGAGCACCCCCTCCGTGGCGACCAGGGTCAGCGGGCCGTACGGGCTGTCGACGACGGTGTGCGTCTTGGTGCTGTTCATCGTGGATCGCATCGCTGGTGCTCCTCAGACGGGCAGGTGGTTGATGGGGTGGGCGTCCGTGGCCCACAGGTACTGGACGGCGTACGCACGCCAGGGCCGCCACGTGGCCGCGCGCGCCGTGAGCGCGGAGGGGGTGGAGGGCAGCCCGAGCCCCTGCGCCGCCCGCCGGATCCCCAGATCCGACGGCAGGAACGCGTCCGGGTCACCGAGCGCCCGCATCGCGATCACCTCGGTGGTCCACGGACCGAAGCCGGGCAGCGCCGAGAGCTGCGCCCGCGCCGCCTCCCAGTCGCTGTCGAAGCCGAGCGCCAGCGAACCGTCGGCCAGCGCCGAGACCAGGGTGGTCAGCGTGGCGCGCCGACTGCGCGGCAGGGCCAGCGCCTCCGGGTCCAGCCCGGCGAGCGCCTGCGGGGAGGGGAAGAGGTGGGTCAGCCCGCCCAGCGGATCCTCGATCGGCTCCCCGTGCGCGGTGACCAGCCGGGCCGCGTGCGTACGCGCCGCCGCGGTGGAGACCTGCTGGCCCAGCACCGCCCGTACGGCGAACTCCGGCGCGTCGACCGTACGGGGCACCCGGCGCCCGGGGGCCTTGTCCACGAGCGGGGCCAGCAGCGGGTCGGCGCGCAACTGCTCGTCGACCGCCTCGGGGTCGGCGTCCAGGTCGAGCATCCAGCGGCACCGACTGATGGCGATGGTGAGGTCGCGCAGGTCGGTCAGCGCGAGCCGGCAGCCGATGTGGTCGGGCTGCGGGGTCAGGGCGACGACGCCGGTGCCGTAGGGCAGGCGCAGCGTGCGACGGTAGGCGCCGTCACGCCACTCCTCGACCCCGGGGACGGCGGTCGCGGCGAGGTGCCCGAAGAGGTTGTCGGGGTTCAGCGGGGCCCGGAACG comes from Streptomyces virginiae and encodes:
- a CDS encoding BCCT family transporter, translated to MSAESLDQPRPDTPGGGADGPVDGAPDHAVVTVGVLAVLAVVAWAALGKDSFDTASATALSWVLGNFAWLFVIAADVFLVMCVVLAISRFGRIRLGADDSEPEFTNLAWIAMMFSAGMGIGLMFYGVGEPLTHYLAPPPASGAAPRTGAAALAAMEYSFFHWTLTPWAIYGIAGLALAYATFRKGRGNRLSSAFVPLVGEERAAGPAGKAIDLLAVFATVFGTATSLGLGALQVSKGLNLTTGVEDSVTLELIIIGSLSAAFVLSAFSGLHKGVKWLSTINLVLAAVLMLFVFVLGPTVYILDVIPAGVGGYLSELVPMASRTGAFTDSKWLGAWTIFYWAWWLSWAPFVGTFIARISRGRTIREFLIGVLLVPSGATVIWFCVMGGTAIRLDSTGAVDFAVTLKDGTEASLFAMLDALPLSTITSWVAMVLVMTYFVTSADSASLVMGSLTSRGSLNPPTWLVVTWGVLMAAVAAVLLVAGGLKSLQTATILVALPFAVVMLLLCWALLKELRTDPGAGPARHHPLHGLRDAVRAMVGDAITEQGAARRPRGRAEPGSRRYQDHEGRDGNGEGPGSSPGPSPRT
- a CDS encoding NUDIX domain-containing protein, yielding MTTADDYATYIASLPRVLAGAAALYRDAEGRVLLVEPNYREGWALPGGTVESDQDESPRTAARRESAEEIGIDLPLGRLLAVDWVPGPGRPPVVAYVYDGGVLDEAQFASITLQEEELISWRLVEPTELAAYLPAPLGRRVQEAYRIAQSGEGAVELENGRRPVAP
- a CDS encoding glycerate kinase; translation: MTDGAVNEAARVLIAADKFKGSLTAVQVAERVTAGLRRAVPDVEIETLPVADGGDGTVAAAVAAGFERREVRVTGPLGDQVTATFALREGTAVVEMAEASGLQLLPAGTFAALTATTYGSGELLKAALDAGARTIVFGVGGSATTDGGAGMLAALGAVFLDANGEPVGPGGGALAELASADLSGVDPRFAEVEFVLASDVDNPLTGPKGCAAVYGPQKGASPEDVATLDAALAHFAVVLEKSIGAKAAECAVLPGAGGAGGIGYGALLLGATFRPGIELMLEVLGFAPALERATLVITGEGSLDEQTLHGKAPAGVAAAARAAGKPVVAVCGRLLLSQEALEGAGIRKAYPLTDLEPDPARSIPNAGPLLEQVAANIAADVL
- a CDS encoding SHOCT domain-containing protein, whose product is MDDYPLLNIFWTMLYLFLWIMWFFLLFKIITDIFRDHSLGGWGKAGWLIFVILLPFLGVFVYLIARGKSMGERDIKQVQENEAAFRSYVQKTAGSGSSADELHKLSALKDKGDITQEEFDRAKAKLLA
- a CDS encoding AlkA N-terminal domain-containing protein; translation: MHTDTERCVRAVQSKDARFDGWFFTAVLTTRIYCRPSCPAVPPKVENMTFLPSAAACQQAGFRACKRCRPDTSPGSPEWNARADAVARAMRLIQDGVVDREGVPGLATRLGYSARQVERQLNAELGAGPLALARAQRAQTARLLIETSELPMGDVAFAAGFSSIRTFNDTVREVFALSPSELRERAVKAGRSRNAPPRIPGTISLRLPFRAPLNPDNLFGHLAATAVPGVEEWRDGAYRRTLRLPYGTGVVALTPQPDHIGCRLALTDLRDLTIAISRCRWMLDLDADPEAVDEQLRADPLLAPLVDKAPGRRVPRTVDAPEFAVRAVLGQQVSTAAARTHAARLVTAHGEPIEDPLGGLTHLFPSPQALAGLDPEALALPRSRRATLTTLVSALADGSLALGFDSDWEAARAQLSALPGFGPWTTEVIAMRALGDPDAFLPSDLGIRRAAQGLGLPSTPSALTARAATWRPWRAYAVQYLWATDAHPINHLPV
- a CDS encoding cysteine hydrolase family protein; amino-acid sequence: MTTTAIEIAPNSALLVIDVQKGFDEESFWGPRNNPAAEDNIAALMDAWRTAGRPVVLVRHASVQPGSVLAADHPGYAFKDLVEKRSEGALVVTKTVNSAFYGTPDLAEWLTAQGIGQLVLVGIQTNMCVETTARMAGNLGYDVLVPLDATHTFDLAGPEGLALTADELARATAVNLQGGGFARVTTTAALLG
- a CDS encoding methylated-DNA--[protein]-cysteine S-methyltransferase; the encoded protein is MRSTMNSTKTHTVVDSPYGPLTLVATEGVLSGLYMTGQRHRPAEESFGERVAAAEEPFPEVARQLTAYFAGELTEFDLPLRLEGTEFQRSVWDQLVRIPYGETWSYGELATRLGKPNASRAVGLANGKNPVGIIVPCHRVIGASGGMTGYGGGLDRKVRLLAFESGEHVRELF